GATGATAAAATCAAAAGTTTTATTAAATGGATAAGAAAGCAACCTTCTAGTAAGTTAGTTCCTACGAGAAAATCCAATGAACGAAAGCAGAAGGGGCGTTAGAAAGAGAAGACTGTCCGGGAATATGGGCAGTCTTTTTTTGTGGAATTTTCGATTAATACATAAAGAAAACAACAGGACGCAATAATGAAAAGGCGGAAAAAGTGTTTTTTTCCGCCTTACTATTAATTATTCGCCAACATGTTTTGATCTGTTACATCTGGATCAATTAAATTGGTACCACTTATTCCATTATTAATAATGTGGAAATCTCCTGTGCTTCCTCCGCCAGAGCCTGAGGCACTCTTTGACTGGCTTTTTGGGGCAAGATAAAACGTATCCCCAAAGTTAACGACTCCGCCGCCTACTTCATTAATCTTAATTGGACCGACAATAGCTGGCATATAAAACATCCTTTTTAAAGTTTCCTATTACTTTAGTTTATGCAACTGAATACTAAGGTGTTAATCGTTTATCAAAGTTAGTGAGTAGGAGTTGGCTATTTTTATTGTTAACTCTTTAATTGGCGAATATGCTTTGTTCGTGACACTGCCCGAATATCCCTTGTAGAGCCAATCTGAAATACTGCTGAAGAGGACAGGGCTGTAACATCCACATGTTGAACAAATATTACGGGCTTTTCATGAAAAAAGTTTGTTATGATAGTTTCATAAAAAATAGGCTGAGGAATTTCTTCTTCAAAGATTGGATACTCAGATAAGTCTCCTTCTGAACCAAAAAATCGTTCTTCCTCCCGCTGAACAGCAAGTGCTTTTACATTTGGTGTTATTTCAACAGAATCACCGATTTGAAAAACAGAGCTGATCCCGACTGAGTTAACATAGGCACTTACAACGTTACTATTACGACTGATCATTGAGGCGCCAACGGCACTAATGGGCCGATAATTAAAGACTCAGGTGGGGTATCAAAGACAGAAGAAAGAGCAATGGTTTGAGTATCACCTATTAAAAAAACAGATGAGCTAGATACCCCAATAACTTTAATAGCTCCCACCTGGATATCTTTATTAACTACAGTAAAATTCATCGTTCTTCACTCCTTTATGGAGAATTTTTTGGCAAATGTTGCAGGAAATGCATAATAGAATTCTCGACATCCTTCTTCACCAATTGAAAAATTTCCTGTTTTTTATTTAGTAATGAATCTTGTTCAGTAAGAGGCTGAGCATTAATGTAGTACTGAATTCTGCTATCAATTTGTTTTCTAATGTCTTCAATAATATGTCTGCGGTGAGGGTCATCGAGAGTTAATTCATATTGTTTTTCTGCTTGCTGTATATAATGAATACATTCTTGATTTAGAAAATGGTTAATATCTTGGCTGCATTGCTTCATAAGCTGATCTCGAAGTTGTTGTTGAACACCATTTACGTTCATCCCTTGTTGTTGAACCTCAAAGTTATCTATCTGCTCAGGATCGGTCGGATTGAGACCAATATTAAGGGTCCCATCTAACTGTTCAACCTTTAGTTGATCAAATTTATACTCAATTCTTTCAATATTTGTGTAAGGTTGTTTTTTTAAGGAGTCCACATCGGTCCGTAAATCATTTATTAGGTTAGTAAGTTGTTGGATTTTTTTATCCTGCTGCTGAACATAGTTATGAAGCTGCTGGAGGTATTTAGTCATATCATGATAGTACAAAGCTATTCACCCACCTTTTGTTCGCTCAAAAGTTGTTACTAACAATCTATGCAATAAAATAAAATGGGTGATAGCCTATAAAAAATTATGAGCTTGCTGTTGGAGTAGCGAGAGGCACAAGAGGTCCCGGAGAAGACTCTGTTGCAACACCAGTTGGAGCCTCGGTTAAAATTTGGGGTGCTTCTTGAAAAAATCCACCAGTATTATAAAGGTTTGATAGGGGCTTTATCATTCCAGCACTCCCGATTTGCAGAACAGAAGAGTTGTTTACAGAGCCCACCCGCAGGTAATTTATGCAGATGGTTTGGTTAATATAGAAATTCACCTTTCACATCCCCCTTTTGTGTGTTTATAAAAGGAAAAAGGCAGGAATAAGTGAGTCGAGAAGAACATCCCCTACCTCCAAAATTTATAAGTTTCCTGCCATTGGCTGGTCAATAACATCATTATCATACGTGTTGGTAACAGAATTTTGATTGTAAATGTTAAGACCATCACCTGTGTTAAAGGAACCAGCACCAGCAAATGTTTTAACCTCGCTGTAAGGAGAAATAGTAATAACATCTCCAACATGAATAATGCTACTTGTTCCTACACTATTTACTTTAAAGGCACCTACAATAGCTGGCATAGTCAAACATCCTTTGTTAGTGTTATAAAACAAAGCAACGACAATTGGCTTTTTCTATACATTATGTTAGAAATGCGAAAAAGTGTGATAAACGCGGAAAAAACAAAGCTTGGATTTAAAGAGTATTGAGGGAAATGATAAGTAGAGTAAGTGAGGAGAATCGAGTTTTAAGTTTATAAGTACTCTTTCACTTGTTTATCATCTTTAATTAGGTGTTTATTACTCCCGAGGATTTCTTGTAATAAAAGCATATCAAGCTCTTGGCTGCATTGAATTGTTTGATCAGAATTAATTCCATATTTTTTGGCTGTTTTAATCAAGTGCTTTCTTTTTATTTCAATTTCATTCGTGAACATATTTTTCTCCATCCTAGATTTAAGATTTGTCGAGCAAAATGTAACCAAGTGTCGTTTAGGACATGCTTATTATACAACGGATTATCTTATAAAACTTAGATTCGCTAAAATAACAAAAAAGAATACAAAATTCTACAAGAAGCAACAGATTTATCTCTAAATTTTGTTTCTTTTAATAGAAGGTTGTACAATAAAAGTAGTATTATGCCAGAAGGAAGGGAACATTATGATTGATGCCCATCTCCATCTTGATCAATATGATCTAAATAAGCTAGAATTTCATATTGATATGTGGAGAAATCATGGAATTAAAGGAGTTGTAGCGGTTGCTACAAATTTACAATCAAGCTATAAAACATTAGAGCTAAAGCTTAAATACCCTACATTTATACGTGCTGCGATTGGCCATCATCCAGAAGCCCCTCCATCAACTAGTAAAGATCTAGCTGAACTTCTGAACTTAATAAAAAAGGAGAAAAACCACTTGTCAGGTATTGGTGAGATTGGTGTTCCAACCTATCAAAAAGAATCTTTATATGAAGTGTATGGTGAAGAACCATTTTTCGAACAATTAGAAGCGCTTTTAGAAATAGCAAAATCAGTAGATCTTCCCGTTGCTTTACATGCTGTTCATGAAGAGTCAGAGAAGGTGCTTTTACTATTGAAAAAGCATGAAATAAAGAAGGCACATTTTCATTGGTTAAAAGCTTCGAATCAAATTGTTCAAGATATAATTTCTTGTGGTTATTATGTTTCTGTTACACCAGAGGTTTGCTATAGGGAACGGGACCAGCGTCTTGCCAAAATGATTCCAATGGATCAATTATTAATCGAAACGGATGGACCTTGGAAGCATAGTGGACACTTTCAGCATCAAGACACAACTCCTCTCTTTTTAAAGGATATCGTGGACTCCTTATCGAATATATTTTCACTATCAACTGTAAACATAAATGAAATACTAATGGCAAATACTAAAAGGCTTTATGATTGATTCTATAGTAGTGGAGGATTTGTATGAAATTTGTATTAGCTACAATACATAGCGAACCTTTTATTGGATTGTTATATGGAGATAAAATTATTGATTTAAACAAAGCGGAACAAGAAATTTTTGAAATTACTTCATTCCCAAGATCACTATTGGAATGCGTAACTTTGGGCGAAAAGTTTGTTCAAGACGTACTCCAAATAGTTGATAAAATAAAGAATGCTGATGGACATGAAGGGTATGTATATTCTTTTTCGGATGTTAAAATACAAGCACCTATTCCAAGGCCAACAAAAAATATTTTTTGTGTTGGAAAGAACTATAGAGAACACGCGATTGAAATGGGAAGTGAAGAGGACATACCAAAGCATCTTATGATGTTTTCAAAAGCGCCAACATCTGTAATTGGTCATGAAGATGAAATTGATCCGCATCTACATATTACAAGAGAACTCGATTATGAAGGTGAGCTTGCAGTGGTCATTGGTAAAAAAGGAAAACAAATCTCAGAAGAAGAAGCAATGAATTATGTGTTTGGCTATACAATTATAAACGACATTACAGCTCGAAATCTTCAATCACAGCACAAACAATTTTTAATTGGCAAAAGTTTAGACACTTCTTGTCCAATGGGGCCTTATTTAGTTCATAAATCAGCTATAAAAGATCCTTATGATTTAAGTATTAAAACAAAAGTAAATAATGAAGTGAGACAAGACGGACATACAAAAGATATGATTTTTTCAATCGAGCATATTATTTCAACTCTTTCTCAAGGAACAACACTTGAGCCAGGGGATATCATTGCAACTGGAACCCCAGCTGGTGTGGGAAAAGGATTTAAGCCGCCGAAGTTTCTGAAGCCAGGAGATGTAGTTGAAATTGAAGTTGAAGGTATTGGAGTCTTGAGAAATAATATCATAGGATAATACATGGAAAGGGAACCAATCAAGGGCTTCTTTTTTTGTAGATTTTTTTTGGACAACAGCGTTTTCAAAAAAAAGACACAAGATAATGAATGTTTACAGCTCTTTCTTTAATATTCGTCTTAAATCATGCTAAAATAAGGTTGTCTTTAACTAAGGAGGAAAAATGATGACACATGCACACATTACTACATGGGTTGTAGCGATTATTCTTTTCTTTGTTGCACATTCTTTATTTAAGTCTGGAAAAGAAAAGCCATCAAAAATTGTTCATATGGTTTTACGCTTGTTTTACATTTTAATTGTGATTACAGGTGTTATTCTTGTTACTGGTGTGTATCAGTTAGATGGGGAATACATAGCGAAAATTGTTTTAGGAATCTGGACAATCGGTGCAATGGAGATGGTTCTGGTTAGATTGAAAAAGGGAAAACCAACAAGAGTTTTCTGGATTCAATTTGTAATTGTTCTACTTTTAACAATTGTATTAGGACTGCGTCTGCCTTTAGGAATTTGGAGTTTTTCTTAAAGAGTAGAGGGATAGAAGGCTGTAGATAGACTCGAGTGACAATCGAGTTTGTCTGCAGTTTTTTTGTTTGTTAAGAAATTAAAACCAATATAAGGGCAGGAGTATTAAGAAATGGTCATGGGCTTCATACAAGAGATGAAGACCAAAGCAAGGGTGAAATTCAGAAGAAATGGTCTTCATACAAGAGATGAAGACTATTGCAAGTGCAAAATTGAGAAGAAATGGTCTTCATACAGGAGATGAAGACCAATGCAAGCGCGAAAATCAGAAGAAATGGTCTTCATACAGGAGATGAAGACCAATGCAAGTGCGAAAATCAGAAGAAATGGTCTTCATACAGGAGATGAAGACCAAAGTAAGGTCAAAAATCAGAAGAAATGGTCTTCATACAAGAGATGAAGACCAATGCAAGTGCGAAAATCAGAAGAAATGGTCTTCATACAGGAGATGAAGACCATTGCAAGTGCAAAATTCACAAGAAGTGGTCTTCATCCAAGCAATGAAGACCATCACAAGGGCAAAAATCAGAAGAAATGGTCTTCATTGCTGCAAAAAGTGCCCCTCTAACAAAAGTGACCAACTTCACCTAAAACTTACTACAAACAAGCCGTCTTTCACCCAAACTTGTTGTTATTTCAAATCGATCCCCTGAATGGATGCCTCTTTCAAAGTGGTGTTGAATGGCGCAGATGGAATCTTCGTTATCAAATTGAAAGAAAGAAACCCCTTTTTTATTCACGCGATTTTCCATAAATAATAATTGATTATACGAATAAATACAGTCGTAAGGTGAAAAGCCAAGGGAGTTTAATTGTTTAATCAATCTGACAAATGTTTCATCTTGAAGTTCCTTTAACATTTCATCTAATGCTAAAGGTAATTTTTTTCTTATCCGCACTGTATCACCGTGATTTAATGATAGCGTTCCCATGTCAGTCTTGATCTTACCTAAGCCTATCCACCTACCTGTTGTCCATCCGGACGGATTTAAAATTTCTAGATGAGAATTTTGAATCTCATCTAATAAATGAAGCTCATCACTCATATCATCATAAATGACATACTGATCATTTGTAATTTCGATCAGTCCAGTTAAATACGAACGTTTTTGATTTAATAGTAAGTCTGTTCGTTTAATTGGAAACATAGCATTTTACCTCCAAATCGTGTTTACACTTGTTGTATTGAAAAACGTTGATATCATCGTTTTTGACAAAAATGAGGAAGTTTATGCATTTCTGCATTTTACTTGGGACAATTCAACATTTGAAGAATTGGGCATACAATGTCTACACCTATTAAGGTCACAGACGTTGGTGTGTATGAGATCATAATATAGATGAGGGAGATGAAGCTTTCATGTGCGGAATAACAGGCTGGGTAAACTTTAAAGGAAATATACGCACTGAGCAAGAAACGATTAAGAAAATGGCAGAAACGTTAGCAAAACGAGGACCAGATGACACGAACATTTGGGGAGAAGATCATGTGCAATTTGGTCATAAACGTTTAGTGGTAGTTGACCCTGCCGGTGGTATTCAACCAATGACGCGGACTAAAGAAGGAAACTCTTATACGATTTGCTATAACGGTGAGCTTTACAATACTGAGGACATTAGAAAAGAACTTCTTTCAAGAGGATATACCTTTAAAGGGCATTCTGATACAGAAGTTCTGCTTCAATCTTATATTGAATGGGAAGAAGAATGCGTACATCGTTTAAACGGAATATTTGCTTTTGCGGTTTGGGATTCAAAGAAAGAAAAATTATTTATTGGTAGAGATCGCCTAGGAGTTAAACCTTTATTTTATAAAGAAGAGAACGGATCTATCCTATTTGCGTCAGAGCTTAAAGCAATTCTAGCTCATCCTTCTGTTTCGGCTAAACTTGATAAAACAGGTCTTTCTGAAATATTTGGGGTTGGACCTTCGAGGACTCCGGGTGTTGGCGTTTTTAAAGGAATTGATGAACTGCGTCCTGCTCATGCCTTAGTTTATACAAAAAATGGCTTAAAGAAGTGGCGTTATTGGGATGTAGAAAGCAAACCACATGAGGATTCTGTTGAAGAAACAGCTGATAAGGTTAGATTTTTATTTACAGATGCTGTTAAACGTCAATTAGTATCAGATGTTCCATTATGTACGTTCCTTTCAGGCGGAGTTGACTCGAGTGCGATTACAGCTGTTGCTGCAGAGCATTATAAACAGGAAGGAAAAGGGCAACTTCATACTTATTCCATTGATTATGAAGATAATGATAAATTCTTTAAAGCTAATGAGTTTCAACCAAACTCAGATGGGCCTTGGATTGAGAAAATGAGTGAAACATTTAACACACACCACCATCGCTGTGTGATTACACAACAGGAATTAGTTGATCATCTTATTGAAGCAACTTCTGTTCGTGACTTGCCTGGTATGGCAGATGTGGATTCATCTTTATTGTGGTTCTGCCGTGAAATAAAAAAAGACTTTGTGGTTGGTTTGTCAGGTGAATGTGCGGATGAAATTTTTGGAGGGTATCCTTGGTTCCATCGCCCTGAGGATTTAGCAAGTTCAGCATTTCCATGGATGCGTTCAACAGATGAGCGAGTTTCTTTATTAAAGCCTGAATGGCAGGATAAATTAAAACTACATGATTATGTGCAAGCTCGCTATCAAGAAACAGTTGACGAGACACCACTGCTTGAAGGTGAATCA
This genomic stretch from Metabacillus sp. B2-18 harbors:
- a CDS encoding aspartyl-phosphate phosphatase Spo0E family protein; the protein is MFTNEIEIKRKHLIKTAKKYGINSDQTIQCSQELDMLLLQEILGSNKHLIKDDKQVKEYL
- a CDS encoding spore germination protein gives rise to the protein MPAIVGPIKINEVGGGVVNFGDTFYLAPKSQSKSASGSGGGSTGDFHIINNGISGTNLIDPDVTDQNMLANN
- a CDS encoding TatD family hydrolase; its protein translation is MIDAHLHLDQYDLNKLEFHIDMWRNHGIKGVVAVATNLQSSYKTLELKLKYPTFIRAAIGHHPEAPPSTSKDLAELLNLIKKEKNHLSGIGEIGVPTYQKESLYEVYGEEPFFEQLEALLEIAKSVDLPVALHAVHEESEKVLLLLKKHEIKKAHFHWLKASNQIVQDIISCGYYVSVTPEVCYRERDQRLAKMIPMDQLLIETDGPWKHSGHFQHQDTTPLFLKDIVDSLSNIFSLSTVNINEILMANTKRLYD
- a CDS encoding spore germination protein GerPE; translated protein: MISRNSNVVSAYVNSVGISSVFQIGDSVEITPNVKALAVQREEERFFGSEGDLSEYPIFEEEIPQPIFYETIITNFFHEKPVIFVQHVDVTALSSSAVFQIGSTRDIRAVSRTKHIRQLKS
- a CDS encoding spore germination protein, with protein sequence MPAIVGAFKVNSVGTSSIIHVGDVITISPYSEVKTFAGAGSFNTGDGLNIYNQNSVTNTYDNDVIDQPMAGNL
- the asnB gene encoding asparagine synthase (glutamine-hydrolyzing) gives rise to the protein MCGITGWVNFKGNIRTEQETIKKMAETLAKRGPDDTNIWGEDHVQFGHKRLVVVDPAGGIQPMTRTKEGNSYTICYNGELYNTEDIRKELLSRGYTFKGHSDTEVLLQSYIEWEEECVHRLNGIFAFAVWDSKKEKLFIGRDRLGVKPLFYKEENGSILFASELKAILAHPSVSAKLDKTGLSEIFGVGPSRTPGVGVFKGIDELRPAHALVYTKNGLKKWRYWDVESKPHEDSVEETADKVRFLFTDAVKRQLVSDVPLCTFLSGGVDSSAITAVAAEHYKQEGKGQLHTYSIDYEDNDKFFKANEFQPNSDGPWIEKMSETFNTHHHRCVITQQELVDHLIEATSVRDLPGMADVDSSLLWFCREIKKDFVVGLSGECADEIFGGYPWFHRPEDLASSAFPWMRSTDERVSLLKPEWQDKLKLHDYVQARYQETVDETPLLEGESEIEAQRRQLFYLNMHWFMANLLDRKDRMSMGASLEVRVPFADHRLVEYVWNIPWEVKMHGDREKGILRKALEGLLPNEVLYRKKSPYPKTHNPEYTRLVTNWLKSLVSQKDSILHELLNKQKLNDIIETEGKAFQVPWFGQLMSGPQLLAHLAQIHVWFDSYSIDIDER
- a CDS encoding fumarylacetoacetate hydrolase family protein, whose protein sequence is MKFVLATIHSEPFIGLLYGDKIIDLNKAEQEIFEITSFPRSLLECVTLGEKFVQDVLQIVDKIKNADGHEGYVYSFSDVKIQAPIPRPTKNIFCVGKNYREHAIEMGSEEDIPKHLMMFSKAPTSVIGHEDEIDPHLHITRELDYEGELAVVIGKKGKQISEEEAMNYVFGYTIINDITARNLQSQHKQFLIGKSLDTSCPMGPYLVHKSAIKDPYDLSIKTKVNNEVRQDGHTKDMIFSIEHIISTLSQGTTLEPGDIIATGTPAGVGKGFKPPKFLKPGDVVEIEVEGIGVLRNNIIG
- a CDS encoding DUF2777 family protein — encoded protein: MFPIKRTDLLLNQKRSYLTGLIEITNDQYVIYDDMSDELHLLDEIQNSHLEILNPSGWTTGRWIGLGKIKTDMGTLSLNHGDTVRIRKKLPLALDEMLKELQDETFVRLIKQLNSLGFSPYDCIYSYNQLLFMENRVNKKGVSFFQFDNEDSICAIQHHFERGIHSGDRFEITTSLGERRLVCSKF
- the gerPC gene encoding spore germination protein GerPC is translated as MYYHDMTKYLQQLHNYVQQQDKKIQQLTNLINDLRTDVDSLKKQPYTNIERIEYKFDQLKVEQLDGTLNIGLNPTDPEQIDNFEVQQQGMNVNGVQQQLRDQLMKQCSQDINHFLNQECIHYIQQAEKQYELTLDDPHRRHIIEDIRKQIDSRIQYYINAQPLTEQDSLLNKKQEIFQLVKKDVENSIMHFLQHLPKNSP
- a CDS encoding YisL family protein; translation: MTHAHITTWVVAIILFFVAHSLFKSGKEKPSKIVHMVLRLFYILIVITGVILVTGVYQLDGEYIAKIVLGIWTIGAMEMVLVRLKKGKPTRVFWIQFVIVLLLTIVLGLRLPLGIWSFS
- a CDS encoding spore gernimation protein GerPD, which produces MNFTVVNKDIQVGAIKVIGVSSSSVFLIGDTQTIALSSVFDTPPESLIIGPLVPLAPQ
- a CDS encoding spore germination protein GerPB, with translation MNFYINQTICINYLRVGSVNNSSVLQIGSAGMIKPLSNLYNTGGFFQEAPQILTEAPTGVATESSPGPLVPLATPTASS